The sequence CGTATTCTGAAACCCGATATCCCTTGCGATGAATCCGTCGCCGGTGATTGCTAAAAAAATACcagaaattggccttcagttcACCGCCGTCGTTGTTTTGTGTTcagggtacttttttagtaatacatttctacatgaagtgtaccacatttccacatgaaatgtaccacaatttgtatgatatagtaccacaattttgtgagtAGGAAATGAAcacaaagaaatgttttgattggtgATTTTTAACCAACTTCCTTAAAAAGATAATAGGCtaaataaatatagaaaaacCTGATAAATCAGTCTTATTTTGCTTAGCTAGAGTATTGATTCGATGTTGGACATTGTTGGgatgatattgatattaataactTAACGTGGTGCTAGACATTAGCTACATATCCTAAATCACTTCTGTTATATAGCGACATACaactaaaataataagaaaCCTAATTTTCAgtattaaaataaatctttgattgtcgagaaaatcaaaactaaatatattttaatttattggacGCTTTTGGGAATTTTTCATCAATATTATATACAAAATTGTTTGTTACAATAATTCTTGATAATTTTACATTTaaatttacttgttattctaaGTTAAACAGTGAAAAAGAGATAAGATCGAGGAAATTTCTATTGGTCTCATTCTTGATTTCATAATAGATGGAATAAGACGCGAACATTTTGCTTACGTGGAGTTGACCTCTCGATTCGGAAAATCCAGAGAGGAAAACTAAATTTCTATCTGGAAAAGGTGTACTTTCGGAAAGACATGTAGCCAGTTTCTTTGAAAACGAACAgaataaaaaaaagagtaaCTCACAAAAAGTTGAAGATCCCCGGAGGGAAGATCCCTTGCCCACGCTGCTACTTGCATATATGATTGTAGAATATTTTCCATCGCCAATCAAAGTGATCCCATCTTTACTCGTGCTGATTTTCTCATTGTAATCACCAGATTTCACATATATCACGTATCGGCCTCCGTTCGCGGACTGGATTGCCTCAGAGATCGTGTCGAAGTCCCCGCTTCCATCTTTCGCAACAACGGCATTGGCTTTAATCTCCGCGCTTTCTAGCAGTCTCCTGTCACTTTTCGACACCCATCTCGGGAAATTTTCATCCTCGAGAAGTCGTCTTGATCTTGTGGGAAGTTCATCTTTCGGATTTCGTGTACTTATTCTGTTCGCCAGGGACAACGGGTTGCTGCACAATTCGGAAAGATAGCCCATTTTCTTGTAAATTTCGGATAAGACAACATTTGACAGCACATGATCCTCAGATGTATCCTTGCAAGTCTGTAGGAACGTTAGAGCGGCGGTAAGCCATGTCTGGATGTCTTCTTTGTATTTCTTTGGGGATTTCTGAATCGCCTCCTTCGCCTGGTTAAGTCGTCTCAGCGCCATTCCCATCAGTTCTTGACACTCATCTAGAAAAATACGAAAAAGGATCATACACGTAAATTTtcgtaatatatatataaataaacacgAAATTGTGGCATGTACCGATTGCCATCCGAGCTTGTTGAGCTTCGAGGGAGATGAAATGCGAGCTAAGTTCCACGAAATTGGAACGAGGCAGGCCCGTCTCGGATATGGTTTTGTTAACAAGGGTATACAAGAAATCGATTTTTTGATTCTTGGATCCTAATCCTGTCAATGTTTGTACACACAAATTTGGATATCTTGTGTACCGACATTGAGTTGAGATTTCCTCTGCATAACTATCAGTTGAAGCCCAAGATATGGCACTTAGAATTGacaaaattacaaataatagaaaaagaAGTATGCAATTTGATGTTCCCATTTGGCTTGAAAATATGGTTAAATTGagagttttttttatgttatttttgtagggtgaatgaatttgaaatgtaACAAGTTGGTTTTATAGAGGAAGGGACCTTGGTTATTTGGGCATTCAATTTTGGAACTTTTTGTGAGTAGTTTAGTTGTCAATTTATGTGTACGGATCTACACTACCTCATGGATAGGACATCCATCCATcaaggaaatttttttatttatttgacataTTTGATGGAGTATATAAGTGGAGAGTTATAATTTTACAAGcacaagaaaatataatttacaaATTTGAGTTCGATTGAGTTTGAAATGAGGATTCGAACTCGAGAGTTGGATCTTGATAGATTCCACATTCTAAGTTTGGGCTGCACCAAATAATAAGCTTAATGTGAAAGATTAATGATACAGTTCCTTAATGTGAAagattaacatttaaaaatacatatataatatatttaaaattactttttatattaaaatttaatgtgtTGGCACAAATCGCATGGCATCTCATGCTGTTCGTAAGTAATTGAGTTGATTAATTATCCGGGTGGGGTTATCATGGTGTCCCATGACTTTGAAATGTGAAATAATATAAAAGTTTCCAGCCTAGCTAATCACACATTGTTTCTTCTTGTTATTAAGTAGGATAACTGGGTAGGTTTGGCCGAATCCAGAACCCGTTTGCCTCAGTTTAGGCATATCCAGTCCCGTCAATCTGACGAGTCCAATCCACGTTGGATTcaccaaaattatattattttatattttattaaaaaataaaattaataaatcattaaaNATTagattaaaattgtcaaaaatcataagttaatatatcaaaatcaaaattttaaaattcaaatagaCAAAAAAAAGACATATAATATGAACTTTATTTAAGTTTCCTCTTTTGATACACTCAATATCACTTATTTGGACAAACACGAGTCACCAATAGTGATGGATTATCCCAATTTGATGtcttttcaatatatattataacaaTAACTTAAAGTGATGAAGACATAATAACAACGAATATTAAATACTATTTTCACGAAAAGTTTTAATGAGCCAACTGTAGATATTAATTAGATACACATGCTGTGTATTTAATAAAGTATTAAGTTAATTAATTGTAGTtagttaaataaaattgataaagTCAACTCTGCGGTCAGCTTTTTGTTTACATCTTGATTGAAGCTGTCCTAAAGAAGTAGGGCAGCTAATTGCATTTACGATGGAGAAAGGTACATCCCCTCTTATCTCTTCATATTGAATATAACATATGTGCTAATCTCATTTCCATTTATGAGTTTTTAAAGTTGAAGTAAAGCCTATTTCTCAATAGTAAGTAATAGATAATGTTTGTTGAgtgtaataattatttttgttagaaGAGCAATCAAATAATGACATTTGAACCgtgtgatttaaaatatttgatttgcataATTACcatcaattataatttataataaaatgtcAAATACTTTGTCCTACTACGTTTCAGTTCCATTATTTATGTCTTAAGATTACCCACCTTTAACATAGCAtacctaatttttttaaaaaaaggtcaAATACTTTGTAGCCCCCTAAACTACCTACAGTCACAAAATGCCATGAAAGTTTTTGTTTTTCCCAAATTTATCGATGTCTATTGTCTATGGCATTTTCTTTTAAGAAACATGGTGCCCTGGGACAAGATCCAACGACCCCAATAATCAGAATTGTAGGAATTTCGTGGAATTTTCATTCTTGGTGAATTGAATTTGAGATGTGACCCAAATTTTGGACTTTGAACTATGCGAGACAAATCGAGAGAAAGAAAGTGGGTGTGTGTTATCAACGCCGTGTACGA comes from Primulina huaijiensis isolate GDHJ02 chromosome 2, ASM1229523v2, whole genome shotgun sequence and encodes:
- the LOC140971486 gene encoding probable pectinesterase/pectinesterase inhibitor 54; the protein is MGTSNCILLFLLFVILSILSAISWASTDSYAEEISTQCRYTRYPNLCVQTLTGLGSKNQKIDFLYTLVNKTISETGLPRSNFVELSSHFISLEAQQARMAIDECQELMGMALRRLNQAKEAIQKSPKKYKEDIQTWLTAALTFLQTCKDTSEDHVLSNVVLSEIYKKMGYLSELCSNPLSLANRISTRNPKDELPTRSRRLLEDENFPRWVSKSDRRLLESAEIKANAVVAKDGSGDFDTISEAIQSANGGRYVIYVKSGDYNEKISTSKDGITLIGDGKYSTIIYASSSVGKGSSLRGSSTFSITGDGFIARDIGFQNTAGAYAGQAIALTIASDRSVLYRCSLVGNQDTLYALSLRQFYRECDIYGTVDFIFGNAVAVFQSCSLYLRSPRSGGGYDVILANGRTDPGENSGFSLQNCKITGASDFSSSHKAYLGRPWKEYSRAVVMQSSIDGVIQSRGWIEWPGYGGSVYKTLYFAEYDNTGAGAVTSGRVNWAGFRVLETPEASKFTVANFIGGNSWLPSTGVAFVSGLD